Proteins encoded together in one Lathyrus oleraceus cultivar Zhongwan6 chromosome 5, CAAS_Psat_ZW6_1.0, whole genome shotgun sequence window:
- the LOC127080415 gene encoding probable WRKY transcription factor 12, with amino-acid sequence MMSTTNIVNHHSLFDEEQQDHEIPMQMGFNIPFPPNMTLPPLGNCHDQSLKGVSAIITPEAATFAEALLATAVQKPREFQDLASGFGCGGGQNLDLNRSRMNSWAWGEVSDCWIGKRSNGGDDHNHIGVSAAIKMKKMKGRRKVREPRFCFKTMSDIDVLDDGYKWRKYGQKVVKNTQHPRSYYRCTQDSCRVKKRVERLAEDPRMVITTYEGRHAHSPSNELEESQTHSELANFFW; translated from the exons ATGATGTCAACCACAAATATTGTTAACCACCACAGCTTGTTTGATGAAGAACAACAAGATCATGAGATCCCTATGCAGATGGGGTTCAATATTCCTTTCCCTCCAAACATGACTTTACCTCCTTTAGGTAATTGCCATGATCAATCTTTGAAAGGTGTAAGTGCGATAATAACTCCTGAAGCTGCAACATTCGCTGAAGCTTTACTAGCAACAGCTGTTCAAAAACCACGAGAATTCCAAGATCTTGCTTCTGGTTTTGGTTGTGGAGGAGGCCAAAACCTTGACTTAAACAGATCCAGAATGAATTCATG GGCATGGGGAGAAGTAAGTGATTGCTGGATAGGTAAAAGAAGTAATGGAGGAGATGATCATAATCATATAGGGGTTTCAGCAGCCATAAAGATGAAGAAAATGAAAGGAAGAAGGAAGGTGAGGGAACCTAGGTTTTGCTTCAAAACAATGAGTGATATAGATGTGTTGGATGATGGTTACAAATGGAGGAAGTACGGACAGAAAGTGGTCAAGAACACTCAGCATCCCAG AAGCTACTACCGTTGCACGCAAGACAGTTGTCGAGTAAAGAAACGTGTAGAGCGATTGGCTGAGGATCCAAGAATGGTGATAACCACATATGAAGGAAGACATGCTCACTCTCCATCAAACGAGCTCGAAGAATCACAAACTCATTCTGAACTTGCAAATTTCTTCTGGTAG